In the Silene latifolia isolate original U9 population chromosome 1, ASM4854445v1, whole genome shotgun sequence genome, TctctgtcccacttttgtgtcACATTGTGTATGCCATTTCACTCACCTTTTGACACATCACTTGTTGtaaaataaaatattgcaataattatattaatttgttgatGTGTTAGAAGGTGATTGGAGTGGTACATACATTGAAACaccaaatgggacagaggatccccACTCACTTGTAAGTTGTACACTTGTACCTCTTTCATCTCATTTTTATTATGCTGTTTTTTATTTGGGAggatttaagaaaaagtggtgaATTATTCACTTTATCCCTTAAATGAAAAAAGAGTTGAAATTCCAACTTTATGATGATTGTAGTGGTATTTACAGTAATTATCTAGGAGTAATATTGGATAATTAAAGTTTTTCGAAACTAAATCTAAAAAGGAAACAATAATTATTGAATAAAATTTGAAGGAAAAGTGTACCACCGTAAAAGTGGGATGGAGCCATGGAAGGAGTAACTTATAAGTCTATATAAGGGCATTTTAATGTTGAGATTAATGGACAAATTTGTCGTTTCAATATTTTTATGATTGAAAAATTACAGTCTATTGCACTTTGACCTCAAAATTCGACGTAGTGGGGAGAAAGGTATTGGGGGCGAGCTTCATAGCAATGATAGTGGGACGGGACAAAGCTGAAGTCAGTGAGTAGCTCGAGGGTGGTTTTACCAGATTTTGAGGATGGGTGTGATAGGGAGGGAGGTTTGCAGGAGCAAGGAGAGAGCCGATAAGGGGTGACACATATGGCTGGGGAGGGACAGGCGGGGTTTTTGAGCTGTGCTGATGTACAGCGTGATGTCGAGGGGGAAGAAAGTGGGGGAGCTCAGAATGTTGCAGTTATTAACAGTACGGTGGGAAAGGGGAAGGGCAAAAAAGGAGAATGGAGAAGATGGGATAGGGGAGGAGCTCAAACAGCAGGGGAGAATAGGGTGGAGAACACGAGTGGTGGGAAGCGTGAGAGGGAGGAGACAATAAGATGTGAACGGGGTAAGAGAATGAAGACTATTTCAGACGGAGGCGTCTtaatacctgaggcggaggttgaggtgACTCAACCCCGCTGGGCCCAATGAATCTTTTAAGTCTTAACTGTCTgggcttgggcaaccccgacACGGTGAATGCCCTTCGTACATTAGTGCGGAGGGAGGCCCCGGCCATGAACTTTCTTTGCGAGACGAAGCTTTGTGGTCGTGATATGAGGAGGGTGAGGGAACGTTTGGGTGAATATAATGGGATTGAAGTGGATCGTGTAGGTAGGTCGGGAGGTCTCACTTTCTTATGGAAAAAGGAGGTCGATTGTAATTTTGTATCAACTTCTGTTCACCATGTTGACTGTCATATccgagagagagagaaagagtggaGAATCACGGGTTTCTATGGGTGGTCGGCTGTCTCGGACCGTCATCTTTCTTGGGAACTATTGCGCTTGCTCCATCACCAGTCGGCCCATCCATGGGTTTGTATTGGAAATTTCAATGAGATTTTTTATTTTACTGAGATGAAGGGAGGAAGCCGTGCTCAATGGCAAATGAATAATTTCCAATCGGCTATTGATGACTGTGGGTTGAGGGATGTTCCTTGGGAAGGGTACAAATTCACTTTTGATAATGGTCAATCGGGGGATGCTAATCGCCAATGCAGACTTGATCGAGCCCTTTGCACTGAAACATGGTTAGATCTCTTTCCTTATGCTAGACTTTTTCACCTTGATCGGGAGTGGTCGGACCATGCCCCATTGCGAT is a window encoding:
- the LOC141644025 gene encoding uncharacterized protein LOC141644025, whose translation is MNLLSLNCLGLGNPDTVNALRTLVRREAPAMNFLCETKLCGRDMRRVRERLGEYNGIEVDRVGRSGGLTFLWKKEVDCNFVSTSVHHVDCHIREREKEWRITGFYGWSAVSDRHLSWELLRLLHHQSAHPWVCIGNFNEIFYFTEMKGGSRAQWQMNNFQSAIDDCGLRDVPWEGYKFTFDNGQSGDANRQCRLDRALCTETWLDLFPYARLFHLDREWSDHAPLRLAFDRREIGSKTRSRFRFEQIWVGEEGCEEAIIRGVEKGQEDLVDSLRACGKELFAWKKTSIGKISRSLELKRKQFARLNEGDRTERSVQKQRKLIAEIASLYRQEEQYWRQRSRALWLRDGDLRVGEEEVSTVAVDYFKGLFTSAEPSNFEAVLEGIEGRVTARMNHVLQAELKRKLLKL